A region of the Echeneis naucrates chromosome 22, fEcheNa1.1, whole genome shotgun sequence genome:
CACTCAAAGCAGGGCCAGTTTCCAGCTCAGGACCCTAGGCTTCGTCTTAAAGGGAGTTGCAAAATTCATTTATACTCATTATCTTCCAGCAGACATCTTTCCTTTGGTCACTCAGAGTGCCAATGAAATACATGAGAGACACAACGACACAGCCATACGTGTATTCTTTCCACTTTTTGCATGTCtgtaaattaagaaattaaCCTTTGCCGGTGTTCAGATTATTTGCAAACTCAAACTATTCAGACGATGTGATTGATTAAGGAAGCCATCAGGAACCTGAACACTCCTAATCCTCAAGACACTTCAATGGCTTTTACTGTCTCATTTGTACAAGTTGCACAACACTATTGTGCTGTACAATAGGAGTAACAATAAAGGACTTGAATTTCAACTCAATTTGTGCGTTAACAAGTGACACAAAGTAACTTGTGGCAAAACGTCACTGGATCAAAGGCAAAACAGGGTGGGGGCAATCCTATGTGTAACAACCTTCAAATGATTTGAATGGCATCACTTTTAGTTAGAGGGAACATGATGTAGCTTGTAACTCATTCATTCTCAGTTTCCCCATGTCACAATTCTTGGCACCGGTGCTGGTCAAGGGTGACGATGAAAGTCCCTCTTCCCTCCAGTCTTACTGACCAGTTTAACATCTGTGATGATGAGATCATGGCTCACTGACTTGCACATGTCATAGACAGTCAGTGCTGCCACAGAAACGGCCGTCAGTGCCTCCATCTCAACTCCCGTTCGACCTGTAGTGCTGCACGTCGCTGTGATGACTGCTGCTTTCTGAAGCTCATCCAGGTCAAAGGTAACAGAGATGTGGTCCAAAGGGAGCGGGTGACAAAGTGGAATAAGTGCAGAAGTCTGCTTGGAAGCCATGATGCCAGCCAACTGTGCAACTGTTAAAGCATCACCCTTAGCCAGTTTGTTGTCTTGAAGCAGTCGGAAAGCAGTGGGGCCCAAGACGATAGTGGCGCAGGCCATGGCTGTTCGCCGTGTGGGAACTTTACCACCAACGTCCACCATGGTGGCTCGGCCCTGGGTGTCTGTGTGGGTCAAATGGGCTTCGGTAGTTTCATCAACATGAGTGTTGGACACATGTATGCCTGCCTGGGTCTCGTCACTCACAGATTGTATGAGTTTGCTGCTGGAGTCTTTGCTCGAACTCCGACTGTGACATAGTCTAACACTCTGATTCATTTTGGCAATCATTGGTGTGCAAAACATAGTTGTTCCTGAGGCCCTGAGGAAGGGGCTCTTCAAGGGATCAGGACCCCTCGCTTGTGCGTACTTCTGACAGTCTTCATTAACATTCTTCTTgtgatgtgtgcatgtattAAAACTTGCAGTCTTAGTGTAACAACTGGAGAACTTGGGACATGTACCAAATTCAGAGGAGTAATGAGGCGGTACACTGTAGAGGCGGTCTGTTGCTTTAAGTTTCTGTTTGTCGATATGCGAACTAACATGGGGAGCCCCACAAATTGAGGTTCTAGAGTGGCCGATGGTGACTGCCTGTGATGAAGTGGTGCATTCTGGAAGGCACAAAAAGCCCTCTCTAAGCAGGGCCGTCCTGCTAGCTGAAGGCATGTGAggagctgctgtcagagagaGGAATGTGTCGCTTGGAAGCTGAGAAATAATGTGGAAATTCCTCTGGCTGTCTACTGACCTTGGCAGACACAAAACCTTCTGGGATATGGAGCCtgttggacaaaacaaaaacagtgaagagCATATGCCTACACTGAATTATTCACAGGGTCCAGGAAAAAGGTTAGCCATGGTGGCTGTTCAGTTCAAATGGAAATGCATTTATAAGATGCACAATTAACACATTTAATAGTATTCCAGAATGATCTATCAACGCATATTCAGTAAATGGTCTCCATGATATATATGACGTGTCATGTATTTAGTGTAAATTGTCACATGACCAGAACTGTGTACATCCTGGTTGAACCAATATGCTGGGATTAGAGAAGGAATGTGGTGGTAGAGACTATGATGATCAAATCACCACAGTTAAATTAGGTAGGGCAGCAGAACTGAGTGTGAAAGATTTGTACGTACAGCCATGTCACCCACCAATGAGGATCATAGGCCTGTTCTTCATCTGGGAGATACTGAACATGCCTGAGAAACACAGAGCAAGAAATTACATTCAAGCAGAACTTCCTGCTCAGGAATCTGAGAGTACACCCTACAAATGATGTGTTGTATATGTATAACAAATCTACCTGCatgctgtttcttcttccttcGCACAGCTGCTCCAATGATTTGCAGTAACTCTTCCTCTGATGCCCCAGAACGCAGGACATCTCTGAGGGATACTTCTGAGttaccaaacaaacacacctgagagaagacagacagggGAGCAGATAAGACGCTAAAAAGAGGAGAATTGGTGGTTATAAAAAGAGCATTTAACAGCTCCTACAAAGGACAACAACATTACCTTGAGGTTGCCATCTGCAGTGATACGCAAGCGGTTGCAGGAACCACAGAAATGGTCAGACATGGAGGTGATGAAG
Encoded here:
- the mocs1 gene encoding molybdenum cofactor biosynthesis protein 1 isoform X1, coding for MAAIATLGRLFDKHNTLTRFRKVSGSFQRLFSGATHRENEDELGDSTVAASYFDRSGSTQERVKENGILPFSAFLTDSFGRRHNYLRMSLTEKCNLRCQYCMPEEGVKLTPRAQLLTTSEILTLARLFIQEGVDKIRLTGGEPLIRPDVVDIIAELRKLEGLKTIAITTNGMSLAKLLPKLKDAGLDLINISLDSLVPAKFEFIVRRKGFHKVMEGIDKAIEMGYNPVKVNCVVMRGLNEDELLDFVALTEKKPLEVRFIEYMPFDGNKWNFKKMVSYQEMLDCIRQQWPNLELLQSGHTDTAKIYKVQGFKGQLGFITSMSDHFCGSCNRLRITADGNLKVCLFGNSEVSLRDVLRSGASEEELLQIIGAAVRRKKKQHAGMFSISQMKNRPMILIGSISQKVLCLPRSVDSQRNFHIISQLPSDTFLSLTAAPHMPSASRTALLREGFLCLPECTTSSQAVTIGHSRTSICGAPHVSSHIDKQKLKATDRLYSVPPHYSSEFGTCPKFSSCYTKTASFNTCTHHKKNVNEDCQKYAQARGPDPLKSPFLRASGTTMFCTPMIAKMNQSVRLCHSRSSSKDSSSKLIQSVSDETQAGIHVSNTHVDETTEAHLTHTDTQGRATMVDVGGKVPTRRTAMACATIVLGPTAFRLLQDNKLAKGDALTVAQLAGIMASKQTSALIPLCHPLPLDHISVTFDLDELQKAAVITATCSTTGRTGVEMEALTAVSVAALTVYDMCKSVSHDLIITDVKLVSKTGGKRDFHRHP